One Candidatus Methylomirabilis sp. genomic window, CCGGTGCGGTTGCCGCGGCGCCACCGCCCGACAGGCGCCCCTCGAGCTCGGTGAGCCGCCGGATGAGGTCATCGAGGGCGGGCAGCGCCGCGGTCTCCGCCATGCGGACGAGGGCCGCCTCCAGAACGAAGCGGGGGTACCCGCTCCGGCGCATCTCCGCCTCCGCCTGGGCGAGGAGGTGCAAGAGGACCTCCAGGCGCGGGACGCTGAAGGCCTCCGCCTGCGCGGCCGTCCGCTCGAAGTCGGCCGGGGCCAGGCCCAACACCTGCCGAGCCTTCGCCGTCACCTTCACCACCAGCAGATTGCGGAGGTGCCCGAGCAGCTCCCCGGCGAAGAGGCGGAGATCGCTCCCCCGGTGGCTCAGCTCCTCCACCAGCTCCAGGAGGCGCCCGGCCGCCCCCTCCGCGATGGCCCCGGCCGCGCCAAAGAGGGCGTCCGAGGCCACCAGGCCCAGCAGCTCCGCGACCGCCTGCCCGCCGATCTCGGTCCCGCAGTAGGCGATGGCCTGATCGAGCAGGCTCTGTCCGTCCCGCAGGCTCCCATCCGCCGCCCGGGCGAGGAGCGCGAGGGCGTTCTCGTCCGGCCGAACCCCCTCCGCCCGGGCGATTTCCTCCAGGCGCTCGCGGATCTGGTCGGGCCCGATCTTGCGGAAGTCGTGGCGCTGGCAGCGGGAGTGGATGGTGGCCGGCACCTTGTGAGGCTCGGTCGTGGCCAGAATGAAGAGGACCTTCGGCGGCGGCTCCTCCAGCGTCTTCAAGAGCGCGTTGAACGCGCCCGTGGAGAGCATATGGACCTCGTCCACGATGTAGACCTTGGACTTGCCCCGGATCGGGTGGTAGGCGAGCTGCTCCTGGAGCCCGCGGACGTGATCCACGCCCGTGTGGGTGGCGGCGTCAATCTCGATGCAGTCCACCGAGGTGCCGAGGGCGATCTCCTGGCAGGCGGAGCAGGTGTTGCAGGGGTCGGGGCCCGGGCTCTTCTCGCAGTTGAGCGCCTTGGCCACGAGGCGGGCCGTCGTCGTCTTCCCCACGCCCCGCGGGCCGGCAAAGAGAAGGGCGTGCGCCAGGCGCCCGGCGCGGAGCGCGTTGCGGAGCGTCCGGGTGACCGGCTCCTGTCCCACGACCTGGTCAAAGGTCTGGGGCCGCCAGCGACGGGCAAGGACTTGGTAAGACATCAGTAATGAATGAAGGCTGGCCGTGCACCTGCCGTCGATCGGGTCACGCGGGCGGCCCGGCGGGTCGGTAGCTCCGGCCGAGCGTCCCCGCGGCACCGGCGGGGGGCCACGTACCGTTGCTTCCTTCCGGACCTGGCGGGGTTGGTGGGCCCGCCCTGCGCGGGACCCGGCCCTCAACGCCCCGGCCCGACGACCCGGACCGCGCGACGGGCGACCTCGGGCAGGAATTCGACCCCGCTATAGCGGATTGCGGGTACAGGGCACCGCTACCTCCCCGTCTAGCACGGCCAACGGCATCGGCTCAGGCCGGCCTCTCCTGCCCCGCCTGCTGCCGGTAGAAAGCAATCAAATCGGTCGCCACCGGCTTTGCCCCGAGCTGCCGGAGCAGGGTCGTGACCTGGCCCCGGTGGTAGGTCGAGTGGTTCACCACGTGCTGCATCGCCTGCCAGAGGGGGGTGGAGTAGGCATTCCCCCGGAGGTCCCGGTAGTGGAACACGCGGCGGACATCCTTCTCCATCA contains:
- the dnaX gene encoding DNA polymerase III subunit gamma/tau, whose protein sequence is MSYQVLARRWRPQTFDQVVGQEPVTRTLRNALRAGRLAHALLFAGPRGVGKTTTARLVAKALNCEKSPGPDPCNTCSACQEIALGTSVDCIEIDAATHTGVDHVRGLQEQLAYHPIRGKSKVYIVDEVHMLSTGAFNALLKTLEEPPPKVLFILATTEPHKVPATIHSRCQRHDFRKIGPDQIRERLEEIARAEGVRPDENALALLARAADGSLRDGQSLLDQAIAYCGTEIGGQAVAELLGLVASDALFGAAGAIAEGAAGRLLELVEELSHRGSDLRLFAGELLGHLRNLLVVKVTAKARQVLGLAPADFERTAAQAEAFSVPRLEVLLHLLAQAEAEMRRSGYPRFVLEAALVRMAETAALPALDDLIRRLTELEGRLSGGGAAATAPAPQPTLFGEVPSAPPRLVTPISPPQVPPLPGARPAPPVPPLRMEGAPPEPTPPPESAAAGPPAGRGPAPSAPAAPPDVAGAWADVKRRVERQKRLATLLEEVQEVRLEGETLVLVFPNGNTFSRMTLEDPESRQLVNAAAAAAFGRRIAVEYRFLPPPPRGAAAEGLAPPARVPEPESANPAAPADPAEHPLVREALRLFGGHLLPPGRRGGAVPF